The following coding sequences lie in one Desertibacillus haloalkaliphilus genomic window:
- a CDS encoding TRAP transporter small permease: protein MAEKLVDVIYNKVLANIVIIIGFIMVLTILLQIFARAFLTQPFAWTEELARLAFVWFCLLGGVITFTKKMHLGVEYFYMKFNPSFKKITNYLIYILISFFGGVLLYYGIHLVVNGWGQLSPVLRISRSYFYLPMPIAGGLFFVYSLYQLLNLIRKGELQS, encoded by the coding sequence ATGGCTGAAAAGCTTGTAGATGTGATCTATAACAAGGTGTTAGCAAATATCGTGATCATCATCGGGTTTATCATGGTATTAACTATATTGTTGCAAATATTTGCTCGGGCTTTTTTAACTCAACCTTTTGCTTGGACAGAAGAGTTGGCGCGATTAGCGTTTGTATGGTTTTGCCTCTTGGGAGGGGTCATTACCTTTACGAAAAAAATGCATTTAGGCGTTGAATATTTTTACATGAAGTTTAATCCTTCTTTTAAAAAGATAACGAACTATTTAATCTATATTTTAATTTCTTTCTTCGGTGGTGTTTTACTCTATTACGGAATCCACCTTGTCGTGAACGGATGGGGGCAATTATCTCCGGTTTTACGAATTTCACGCTCTTATTTTTATTTACCGATGCCAATTGCTGGTGGTCTCTTCTTTGTTTATAGTCTCTATCAACTCTTAAATCTTATAAGAAAAGGTGAGCTTCAAAGTTAA
- a CDS encoding TRAP transporter substrate-binding protein, translating into MSVNIRKLLLFTLVAILSAVVVACGTTEEATNDENDANGSEEKDQNDNAETQKDETTYTIKMASPSNPEDTMVKAFYEFKDVVEKESDGRIEVDVLHSGQLGGHADYIDGLQLGSIQAAEINTAVLSSLDDRLLIFDMPYLSNDMEHQRSVIKSGIGDDLSAVLEEKADIKIVGWLQRSSRNVYSSRGPIETADDFNGLDIRVMESPVMLKTMELLGARAVPISADERYMALQTGVVDAAENSIALILTEKEYEVTDYVSMTDHFMTPNVIAMDNNFFTSLPADLQDIVLEAGEVAGQYAFEEEQSQIATAVEELEAVGMEVNFIEDKSTFIEAVQPIYEEYEDIIGKEYFDAFLNN; encoded by the coding sequence ATGTCTGTAAATATCAGAAAATTACTATTATTCACGTTAGTTGCAATATTATCTGCTGTTGTGGTTGCTTGTGGAACTACTGAAGAAGCAACAAATGATGAGAATGATGCAAACGGAAGTGAAGAGAAGGATCAAAACGATAATGCTGAAACTCAAAAAGACGAGACAACATACACCATTAAAATGGCATCTCCAAGTAACCCAGAAGACACAATGGTAAAAGCTTTTTATGAATTTAAAGATGTGGTGGAAAAAGAAAGTGATGGCAGAATTGAGGTTGATGTTCTTCACAGTGGTCAACTCGGTGGGCACGCGGACTACATTGATGGCTTACAACTTGGTAGTATCCAAGCGGCAGAAATAAACACTGCTGTCCTTTCATCGTTGGATGATCGATTATTAATTTTTGATATGCCGTACTTGTCAAATGACATGGAGCATCAACGATCAGTCATTAAAAGTGGTATAGGCGATGACTTAAGTGCCGTTCTTGAGGAGAAGGCAGATATAAAAATTGTTGGTTGGTTACAAAGAAGTTCAAGAAACGTATACAGCTCAAGAGGTCCAATTGAGACTGCAGATGATTTTAATGGACTTGATATTCGTGTAATGGAAAGTCCGGTAATGCTTAAAACAATGGAATTACTAGGAGCGCGTGCTGTGCCAATTTCTGCTGATGAGCGCTACATGGCTCTACAAACAGGGGTTGTTGACGCAGCAGAAAATAGTATCGCTCTTATATTAACAGAAAAGGAATACGAAGTAACAGACTATGTTTCGATGACTGATCACTTTATGACCCCAAATGTAATTGCGATGGATAATAACTTCTTTACTAGTCTTCCAGCTGATTTACAAGACATCGTACTAGAAGCAGGTGAGGTTGCAGGGCAATATGCATTCGAAGAGGAACAATCGCAAATTGCAACAGCGGTGGAAGAGTTAGAAGCAGTTGGAATGGAAGTGAATTTCATTGAGGATAAGTCGACATTTATTGAAGCTGTTCAACCGATCTACGAAGAGTATGAAGACATCATTGGTAAAGAATACTTTGATGCCTTCTTAAACAACTAA
- the xylB gene encoding xylulokinase has protein sequence MDFVLGVDLGTSAVKVLLVNRNGEVCDEVSKSYPLIQEQAGYSEQDPEQWVEKTIEAIKQITEKIDDATSIKGMSFSGQMHGLVLLDKDRNLLRHSILWNDTRTTTECREIEERVGKEKLHSLTKNPTLEGFTLPKILWVKKHEPETYEKADIFMLPKDYLRYRLTGKVHTEYSDAAGTLLLDVAKKVWSEEVCHKAELPVDLCPPLVASHEKVGQLLPEIAQRTGLREDVPVFAGGADNACGAIGAGILQDGKTLCSIGTSGVVLSYEKDDDRDYSGNVHYFNHGDESAFYIMGVTLAAGYSLSWFKETFAPNQDFESFVKGIEVSPVGAKGLLFTPYLVGERTPYADANIRSSFIGAHDGHQLNDFCRAIIEGITFSLNESIEILRESGKEIQSIVSIGGGAKSKEWLQIQADIFNAKVIKLTSEQGPGLGAAMLAAFGIGWFSSLQECANQFVKVKEEYHPEPERVVTYQELFQLYRKVYGQTRELNEALAKFR, from the coding sequence ATGGACTTTGTATTAGGAGTAGACCTTGGAACGAGTGCAGTTAAAGTATTATTAGTGAATCGCAATGGGGAGGTTTGTGATGAAGTATCAAAAAGCTATCCCCTTATTCAAGAGCAAGCAGGCTATAGTGAGCAAGACCCTGAACAGTGGGTTGAGAAAACAATTGAAGCGATAAAGCAGATAACAGAAAAGATAGATGATGCTACTTCAATAAAAGGAATGAGCTTCTCTGGGCAAATGCATGGCCTCGTTTTGTTAGATAAAGACAGAAACCTTTTACGTCACTCCATTTTATGGAATGATACAAGGACCACAACAGAATGTCGTGAAATAGAAGAACGTGTAGGCAAAGAAAAGTTGCATTCTTTAACAAAAAACCCAACATTAGAAGGATTTACATTACCGAAAATTTTGTGGGTAAAAAAGCATGAGCCAGAAACGTATGAAAAAGCCGATATCTTTATGTTACCCAAAGATTATCTTCGCTACCGTTTGACCGGGAAAGTACATACAGAATATTCGGATGCAGCAGGTACTCTCTTATTGGATGTGGCGAAAAAGGTCTGGAGTGAAGAAGTATGTCATAAGGCTGAACTCCCAGTAGACTTATGCCCGCCACTCGTTGCGTCTCATGAAAAAGTTGGGCAATTATTACCAGAAATCGCTCAACGTACTGGTTTGAGAGAAGATGTACCCGTTTTTGCCGGTGGAGCGGATAATGCATGTGGGGCAATCGGTGCAGGTATTTTACAAGACGGTAAAACATTATGCAGTATTGGTACTTCAGGTGTTGTACTCTCCTATGAAAAAGACGATGATCGAGATTATTCTGGGAACGTACACTATTTTAATCACGGTGATGAATCTGCTTTTTATATTATGGGAGTCACTCTTGCAGCGGGATACAGTTTAAGTTGGTTCAAAGAGACATTTGCCCCTAACCAAGATTTCGAAAGCTTTGTAAAAGGAATTGAGGTAAGTCCAGTAGGAGCGAAAGGCTTATTGTTTACTCCTTATCTTGTGGGAGAAAGAACGCCATATGCAGATGCAAACATCCGTAGTAGTTTTATTGGAGCCCATGATGGACATCAGTTAAATGATTTCTGTCGAGCAATTATTGAAGGAATCACATTCTCTTTAAATGAATCGATTGAAATTTTACGAGAAAGTGGTAAAGAAATCCAATCTATTGTTTCAATCGGAGGTGGTGCAAAGAGTAAAGAGTGGCTGCAGATTCAAGCAGATATCTTTAATGCCAAAGTAATAAAGTTAACAAGTGAACAAGGACCCGGATTAGGTGCAGCGATGCTTGCTGCTTTTGGAATTGGTTGGTTTTCTTCTTTGCAAGAGTGTGCAAATCAGTTTGTTAAAGTAAAGGAAGAATATCATCCTGAACCTGAACGAGTGGTGACTTACCAGGAACTTTTCCAACTTTATCGAAAAGTGTACGGACAAACAAGAGAGCTCAATGAAGCGCTTGCGAAATTTAGATAA
- a CDS encoding TRAP transporter large permease translates to MVVAIFVVLVVLMAINVPIAISTGLAAIFGFAVVGSIDLTIMVQRMLMGVNSFTLIAIPLFILAGRFMQLGGITTDLINLSKSLVGFLRGGLAYVNIVSSMFFAGITGSAASDSSSVGSILIPAMVKKGYHRDFSVAVTATSSTIGVMIPPSIPMVIYGVAAGVSIGQLFLGGIIPGILVAIALMAVTAVIAKKRNYPVEEMITLREAGMNIIRGIPALLTIIIIIGGIVTGIFTATEAAGIAALYSFLLGVFYYKELKIKDLPKIMLDVSVTTGMVALMIATASALGYLFAIEGIPQTIANALLSVTENPFLIMLMIMVLLLFIGTFLDLSPAVIIFTPILLPIVTAIGIDPVHFGVIMVVNLAIGLFTPPVGVCLFVSCAIGEISITDVIKAILPYFMAMIVVLLIITYIPELVMFLPETFMR, encoded by the coding sequence ATGGTAGTCGCTATATTTGTCGTTTTGGTTGTACTAATGGCAATCAATGTTCCGATAGCTATTAGTACTGGATTAGCTGCCATCTTTGGGTTTGCGGTCGTTGGCTCGATCGATTTAACCATAATGGTGCAACGAATGTTAATGGGCGTTAATTCTTTTACTTTGATTGCCATTCCATTGTTTATTTTAGCGGGACGATTTATGCAATTAGGCGGAATCACAACTGATTTGATTAATTTATCAAAATCACTTGTCGGATTTTTGCGGGGTGGATTAGCGTATGTAAACATTGTCAGTAGTATGTTTTTTGCAGGAATTACAGGTTCAGCAGCTTCCGATTCATCATCAGTCGGTTCCATCTTAATTCCTGCAATGGTTAAAAAAGGGTATCATCGAGATTTTAGTGTAGCGGTAACAGCAACATCGTCGACGATTGGAGTGATGATCCCTCCTAGTATTCCTATGGTCATTTATGGTGTAGCAGCGGGCGTATCGATAGGTCAGTTGTTTTTGGGTGGGATTATTCCTGGGATTCTTGTTGCGATCGCTTTAATGGCTGTTACAGCAGTTATTGCTAAAAAGCGAAATTATCCCGTAGAAGAAATGATCACGCTTAGAGAGGCTGGCATGAATATTATTCGCGGTATCCCAGCGCTACTTACAATCATTATTATCATAGGTGGTATTGTAACTGGTATTTTTACTGCTACAGAAGCAGCGGGAATCGCTGCATTGTATTCATTTTTACTAGGTGTGTTCTATTATAAAGAACTTAAAATAAAAGATTTACCGAAAATCATGCTAGATGTCTCTGTGACGACTGGGATGGTGGCGCTTATGATTGCAACGGCATCGGCACTAGGGTATCTATTTGCTATCGAAGGCATCCCACAAACGATTGCAAACGCGTTGCTTTCGGTGACAGAAAATCCATTTCTTATCATGCTAATGATCATGGTTTTGTTACTTTTTATTGGTACATTTTTAGATTTAAGTCCAGCGGTCATTATCTTTACACCAATCCTACTTCCAATTGTCACAGCGATTGGAATTGACCCTGTTCATTTTGGGGTGATCATGGTCGTCAATTTAGCGATCGGGCTGTTTACCCCACCTGTAGGTGTCTGCTTGTTTGTCTCCTGTGCGATTGGAGAAATCTCCATAACCGATGTTATCAAAGCGATTTTACCGTATTTTATGGCAATGATTGTAGTGTTGTTGATCATTACCTATATCCCTGAACTTGTGATGTTTTTACCTGAAACATTTATGAGGTGA
- a CDS encoding DUF3221 domain-containing protein, which produces MKMVFSYLLILFISLSLVGCGWTDQDNNGDQGDFSTDKKPKSEVQEGDFVLLLESNKSVYQPHEQEGIFAQLKYVGNEDEIKISHGASPFSFEVTEHTRKVTIHPAQTLPLLHTTLQNDVWYEVAFAKSGEHSDDDFIQDYFNRDGFPEGEYTIEVTASFTTNDGEENEESHLLSTSIDIVVTGEDAGQDNEEIANPDIVGYVTNKRENHILVVSIEAQDFSETGGADEFYDASWVSTTHVDEEVDIGERVEVWFDGGVNESYPTQAAAKQINILESNQPKGAEMTEQEAIAQVIAQLDDADEHTAIIVKKVSFNPETLLWEIEVNDEVIQIEG; this is translated from the coding sequence ATGAAAATGGTATTTAGTTATTTGTTAATTTTATTCATTAGCCTATCACTAGTAGGTTGCGGTTGGACTGACCAGGACAATAATGGCGATCAAGGTGACTTTTCTACTGACAAAAAGCCTAAAAGCGAAGTGCAAGAAGGGGACTTTGTTTTGCTGTTAGAATCTAATAAGTCTGTTTACCAACCGCACGAGCAAGAAGGGATCTTTGCGCAATTGAAATATGTTGGTAATGAGGATGAGATCAAGATTTCACATGGTGCGTCGCCGTTTTCATTTGAAGTGACCGAGCATACACGTAAAGTCACGATTCATCCTGCTCAAACACTGCCATTATTACATACAACGCTACAAAACGATGTATGGTATGAAGTAGCTTTTGCGAAATCAGGAGAGCATAGCGATGATGATTTTATTCAGGATTATTTTAACCGCGATGGCTTTCCTGAAGGTGAATATACAATAGAAGTCACCGCGTCCTTTACGACCAATGATGGGGAGGAAAATGAAGAAAGTCATCTGCTTTCAACATCGATTGATATTGTTGTGACAGGTGAGGATGCAGGCCAAGATAATGAAGAGATTGCGAACCCAGATATCGTCGGTTACGTGACGAACAAACGGGAGAATCACATACTCGTTGTAAGTATTGAAGCTCAGGATTTTAGTGAGACTGGTGGGGCGGATGAATTTTATGATGCCTCTTGGGTGTCAACGACTCATGTAGATGAGGAAGTTGACATTGGTGAACGTGTAGAAGTTTGGTTTGATGGTGGAGTGAATGAGTCCTATCCAACACAAGCAGCCGCAAAACAGATCAACATACTAGAAAGTAATCAACCTAAAGGTGCAGAGATGACGGAACAAGAAGCCATTGCCCAAGTGATCGCTCAACTAGACGATGCCGATGAACATACGGCGATTATCGTGAAGAAAGTAAGCTTCAATCCCGAAACATTGCTGTGGGAGATTGAAGTAAATGATGAAGTGATCCAAATAGAGGGGTAA
- a CDS encoding zinc-dependent alcohol dehydrogenase has protein sequence MVRKMTVPPMELVDKKGPNTQQCAVMDDVGEISLKYARIPTPQPDEVRVKVKWVGICGSDVEVFRGAREPEFISYPTRLGHEVAGVIDQVGENVIGLQEGDHVTLRYVWGAFAEYVCCSPFAVKKLPKSFPLIEGSLIEVLPPLIHTAELGEISPNKNVLIMGQGVSGLAMTQVINLFSPRNLVVTDLFEEKLELAKKYGATHTYQMPSADAKTKDVIGDDFPDGFDVVIPCLLEGSGMVDAIDAAAQNGRIVMYGCIGTCHEPVDFFKVHKKRLDILSTEPKRDIDNRRLFDEGLRLVTDGLVNTKETITHILPLEKIDEAFKLRNEHKGDTIHVMIDCESK, from the coding sequence ATGGTTAGAAAAATGACAGTACCCCCAATGGAGTTAGTTGATAAAAAGGGTCCAAATACACAACAATGTGCGGTGATGGATGATGTAGGTGAAATTTCACTAAAATACGCACGTATTCCAACACCACAGCCTGATGAAGTTCGAGTAAAGGTTAAATGGGTTGGTATTTGCGGAAGCGACGTAGAAGTCTTTCGTGGAGCAAGAGAACCTGAATTTATCTCATACCCTACGAGATTAGGTCATGAGGTCGCTGGTGTTATTGATCAAGTAGGTGAAAATGTGATCGGATTACAAGAAGGTGATCACGTTACATTACGCTACGTCTGGGGAGCCTTTGCCGAATATGTATGTTGTAGCCCCTTTGCAGTTAAAAAATTGCCAAAAAGCTTCCCGCTAATTGAAGGGTCATTAATCGAAGTGTTACCCCCTTTAATTCATACAGCCGAGCTTGGCGAAATATCACCAAATAAGAATGTGTTAATTATGGGGCAAGGAGTTAGCGGTTTAGCGATGACGCAGGTCATCAATTTATTTAGCCCACGTAATTTAGTTGTAACTGATTTGTTTGAAGAAAAACTTGAGTTGGCGAAAAAATATGGGGCCACTCATACGTATCAAATGCCTTCCGCTGATGCGAAGACGAAGGATGTAATTGGAGACGATTTTCCTGATGGATTTGATGTCGTGATTCCTTGTTTATTAGAAGGGTCTGGCATGGTTGATGCGATTGATGCAGCAGCACAAAATGGAAGAATCGTTATGTACGGGTGTATTGGTACATGTCATGAACCGGTCGATTTTTTTAAAGTCCACAAAAAGCGGTTGGATATTTTATCTACAGAACCTAAGCGTGACATAGATAACCGCCGCCTATTTGATGAAGGATTGCGGTTAGTAACAGATGGTTTAGTTAATACAAAAGAAACGATTACGCACATTCTTCCATTGGAGAAAATTGATGAAGCTTTTAAATTACGAAATGAACATAAGGGCGATACGATCCACGTTATGATCGATTGTGAATCGAAATAA
- a CDS encoding HIT family protein: MTNYDCFYCTKDDRLERLMMNITEMKISNLYLLKDQTHKGRCVLALTSHKTELFQLTKEERTLFMEDVSKASKAINEAFSPNKINYAIYGDLVSHLHFHLVPKYREGEDWGRAFDNEPAEKKILTTEQYQERMNALLQQLN, from the coding sequence ATGACAAATTATGATTGTTTTTATTGTACAAAAGATGATCGGTTAGAACGATTAATGATGAACATTACAGAGATGAAGATATCAAATTTATATTTATTGAAAGATCAAACGCATAAAGGCAGGTGTGTCTTAGCGTTAACAAGTCATAAAACAGAGTTGTTTCAATTAACGAAAGAGGAACGAACCTTGTTTATGGAAGATGTGTCGAAAGCATCTAAAGCTATTAATGAAGCATTTAGTCCGAATAAAATTAACTATGCAATTTATGGTGACCTAGTTTCCCATTTACATTTTCATCTCGTCCCCAAATATAGAGAGGGTGAAGATTGGGGAAGAGCATTTGATAACGAGCCAGCAGAGAAGAAGATCCTTACGACTGAGCAATATCAAGAGAGAATGAATGCGCTGCTACAACAGTTAAACTAA
- a CDS encoding D-lyxose/D-mannose family sugar isomerase, whose product MITKQEYEEIKKESLKYIDQAGIVLTKHEANHLEVTDFGLGRVREMGLQLVVYMNTERCCAKELVLLPRQTCPQHLHPPVGNSEGKEETFRCRQGTVYLYVPGPKVEQPQALPPEDRKQYYTAWHEIVLKPGDQYTLLPNTPHWFQSGDEGAVVSEFSTKSTDEHDIFTDPDITRIVEIQES is encoded by the coding sequence GTGATTACAAAACAAGAATATGAAGAAATAAAAAAAGAGTCTCTCAAATATATTGATCAGGCTGGGATCGTTCTAACCAAACATGAAGCGAATCACCTAGAAGTCACTGATTTCGGATTGGGTCGAGTACGAGAAATGGGCCTGCAATTGGTCGTTTATATGAATACAGAGCGTTGTTGTGCAAAGGAGTTGGTTCTCCTTCCTCGGCAAACGTGTCCGCAACATTTACATCCACCTGTAGGAAATAGTGAAGGGAAAGAAGAAACGTTTCGCTGCCGACAAGGGACGGTGTATCTATATGTACCAGGACCAAAAGTCGAGCAACCGCAGGCGTTACCACCCGAAGATCGAAAGCAGTATTACACGGCATGGCATGAAATCGTGCTAAAGCCAGGTGATCAATATACACTACTGCCAAATACACCTCATTGGTTTCAGTCTGGAGATGAAGGGGCTGTCGTTTCAGAGTTTTCAACGAAAAGTACTGATGAACACGATATATTTACTGATCCAGACATTACACGGATCGTCGAAATTCAAGAATCATAA
- a CDS encoding 2-hydroxyacid dehydrogenase, whose amino-acid sequence MKPKVFIEKPIPKEVEELISQHCHYRMWDKEEKIPHEVLLKEVADVDGLLTPKGKITKEFLEHAPNLKVVSNMAVGYDAFDLKAMEERGVLGTHTPYVLDDTVADLAFSLVLSTARRLPELDQYVKQGKWVRDEEFFFGVDVHHATLGIIGLGRIGEKVARRAALGFDMDVLYYNRSRRREVEETLGIHYTDLPTLLAQSDFILVMVPLTNETYHLIGEKHFELMKRSAIFINCSRGKTVDEQALVKALQQEKIKGAGLDVYDVEPIDVSHPLLQMPNVVTLPHIGSATKKTRDDMALKGAENLVAAVTGNIPENIVPELKHLI is encoded by the coding sequence ATGAAGCCTAAAGTATTTATTGAAAAACCAATACCGAAAGAAGTAGAAGAACTGATCAGTCAACATTGTCATTATCGAATGTGGGATAAGGAGGAAAAAATCCCCCATGAGGTGTTGCTTAAGGAAGTTGCTGATGTTGATGGCTTGCTGACTCCAAAAGGGAAAATCACAAAAGAGTTTCTCGAGCATGCCCCCAACCTGAAAGTTGTAAGTAACATGGCCGTTGGTTATGATGCGTTTGACTTAAAAGCGATGGAAGAACGAGGAGTGCTTGGCACGCATACTCCCTATGTTCTTGATGATACAGTTGCGGACTTAGCTTTTAGTCTCGTATTGTCAACAGCTAGACGGTTACCAGAGCTTGATCAGTATGTAAAACAAGGAAAATGGGTCAGAGATGAAGAGTTCTTTTTTGGTGTTGATGTCCATCATGCCACCCTAGGGATTATCGGGTTAGGACGGATTGGTGAGAAAGTTGCACGTCGAGCAGCATTGGGCTTTGACATGGATGTGTTGTATTATAATCGCAGTCGACGGCGTGAGGTAGAAGAGACATTAGGCATCCATTACACTGATTTACCGACACTGTTGGCACAATCCGATTTCATATTGGTGATGGTCCCACTGACGAATGAAACCTATCATCTCATCGGAGAAAAGCATTTTGAGTTAATGAAACGATCGGCGATTTTTATTAATTGTTCAAGAGGAAAAACCGTTGATGAGCAAGCTTTAGTCAAAGCTTTACAGCAAGAAAAAATTAAAGGGGCGGGACTTGATGTTTATGACGTTGAACCAATCGATGTGAGTCACCCATTATTGCAGATGCCAAATGTCGTGACCTTACCGCATATTGGTTCAGCAACTAAAAAAACCCGAGATGATATGGCTTTGAAAGGGGCAGAAAATTTGGTTGCTGCTGTAACAGGGAACATACCTGAGAACATTGTGCCAGAATTAAAGCATCTTATATGA